The Candidatus Tumulicola sp. genomic sequence CGCGGATGAGACAGTTGAAATGCCGCTGTTTCCCCTCTCCGATGCATTGGAATTGCTGCGACGCCTCGATGTCAGCGAGCTGAACGATAACCTGATAAGCGACTTTACAGAGGTTCTCGAGCGGCCGCTATTCGTGATCTTGTTCGCGGTCCACCTTAAGTCTCTAGACTTCGTAAGGAGACCGCCCTCAAGGGGAGACTTGCTAACGCTGATGGCAAAGTCGGCCTATGAGCGGCTCCAGGGTTCAATTGAAAATGCGGCCCATACCTTACGTCGACTAGCAAGTCTGCAAATAGACGCAGGGGGCGGCTTAGTCCCACTCAACCAAGTCGTCTCCAGCACACAACAAAAGGCATTGTTGGATTCCGGACTTATCACGCATGATGCCTCGAATGACCACGTGGGCTTTACTCTTCCGATCTTGACACAATGGTTCGCAGCTCAGCGGCTAGAGTTGAAGGAGATCGCAGTTGAGGAGATCGCAGTTGAGGAGATCGCAGGTTCCGAGCAGCAACTCGATAGGTGGCGTTATCCATTGCTTTTCTTCTTCGGTATGGCATCAGACGACCGGATAGACGACGTCCTTGAAACCCTAACACGCGTGTCACCAGGTTTTGTAGCGTCATTACTCCACCAAGCCAGGGGAGAATGGTTTGGGTTACGGGACGACAATTTGCCTCCAGCCATCGAGTGCGGAAGGCGCTTAAGACTTGCTGCGCGTGCTTGGATGCGCGCAATCCATCCACTTTCGAGTCTATCACCTCTTGCACACGCCGGCGATGTGGCGAAAATCGGTGTGTCGGTCGCGGGCAATCACTTAGTTGTGGGATGGTATCACGGTGCAGAGACGAGGCGCGACGTTTTTGAATTGGAGCCCGGGTTTTCTGTGCTTTCCCTTCCGAAGCAATTCCAAAGCGCATCATACCAACAGACCGTATGGATTCACCCAACTTGGACGTGGCGAGAAATGTTGGAAGCCGTGGCCAAGCCGCTGCTGGAGCTGGCTAGGAGTAGGAATTGTATTGCCAAGGGCTCGGCGCAAGAGTTGGAATGGGCTTGGCAAGCCGCGCTTGGGGCGCTTAATCGGGGATCCCTTGCACTCGATCCGGTGAATCTAGAAGCCCTTCGAAGCACCGGCGTTCTCGAAACTGATGCGGTCCGAATATCAGGTGTACGATTGATCAGCACTGCGCCACTAAAGGCTGTTGCGGAGCGGTTTCGCATTCAGGGTGCAACCCAGATGGGTCCGCCGTGGCCATACGCTGACTTACAGGGGGAGGAGCTCCGGTGGGTTTGGAGTGGCTTTTCAGAAGCCCGCCTACTTGAGAGAATCCAATTTGTGTTCGCAGAGGCGATTCGCGCTTATGAGGCTCTTGTGCGAGAGTACTTCCCATCGTTCGCTGCCCGAATGTCTCTTTACGTGGCTTTGCCGATCGAGTACCGAGTTAACGTCTTGGCGGTCGCGAATGATGAATTAGGAACACCCCCCTGGGCTGAACGCTACTATATGCCTTTGCCTCATGGTACGCCATCAAGGGTTACCGTGACGCGCTCCTCTGAGCATGTTACTGACGACGAGAGGACAGCGATTCGATTGCGAGCCTTATGGTCAGAGCGTCGACCTCACGCGTGCGAGGGAATGAGGCATGTCATTTCGACCGGCATACTCGACATATTTGGTGATTTTCCTATTTCCGATCTTGTAAGTCAGTGGTTAGTGGATGATCTCAGCGTAATTTTGGAAGGTAAGTAGATGAATGCAGCGGTGACGTCGCTACTCCTTATTCTGATATCGATTGGTCTCGGACTATTAACTTACTTTCTAGCGAGAAAGACCACCGCTGCTGAGCAATATTTCGAGGAGTACTCGACTATTGCAGAACCGATACAACAATGGTCGGTTACTCCTGCGACGCCACGCAGGGAGGGCCAGGCCCTGACACTCATCACGCAACGTCGACCTCTACCCCTCCTTTCCATCTCGTCTTTGATCATCGTGTTCATCATCGCTTGTTTCGTGCTGTTGCTTGTTATAACCATTCGGCCGTGGCATCTTATTGAGCGGACGCCGCTTACTGATAGTAGCACTTTGCAAGACGGTGTTCTTGTGAGCGTGTTGGCCGATAACGAGGGACGTCATATCGACGACGGCGATTCGATAACCGTCACCGTTCATGCCGTTCAGGAGCCTTGGGTCAAGGGAGGCTGCGGTGGAAAACTGCGTTCGCCCTCACTAACCCTAATGGCGCCCGGCTTCGATAAGCAGGGGCCGGTTCTTGATCGTGAATCGCCATGCGCGGCTAGCTGGATCTGGGTGATGGTAGCCAAACATCCCGGCCACCAGGTCGCAATGATAGCGTTCCAGGCCTCGCAATCAACCTCGTCAATATCCGTTGCGAGACTGCCGCTGGCCATTGACGTCGATAGTAACATAGGCTTCGATGCTACAATTGGAGTAATTGGCGCGATTCTTGTGGGGCTCATAGGGTTATTTGGGGCACTCCGATCGGCTCCGGCGAAGTGAATCACTATCTCTCTTGTGTGGGCTCCCCAAGCCGGAATCACTGTATCCTAACGAAAAAAGATGGTCAATCACAGCCTTCAAGTCTCGTAACATTCTCCTAGCGTCAGGTGGGCCGACTAGCGTTTGATCTCTAGGATGAGAAAAGGCGTTTCGTAGCTCGCTAAGGGCGATCCATCTCTCTGGAACCGGTCCAGGTAATAGCTTACGTTTTATCAACCATTCCACTTTAGGCCTAAGGTTCATATTAGATAGCCTGGGGTTGATTTCTCCCACCTTGTGCGATACCGCCGCCTCGAAAACGCGCGTTAACTGCTCCATCCCAAGAGTATAGAGCGGGTAGAAGAAGATTCCATAAACCATCGCACCTTTCGCAACATCGAACAGGTTACAGATTTGAGGCGGCGTTGTTTCCTTAAGGCCAATTTCCAGTACAGACTTCACTCGGTTTTCAATTTCTGCCTTAGTTGCCTTTACGGGAGCGCCAAGCCCACGAGGGCTGAACCTCATGCTCGTACGATCGGGCTCTAAGAAATTCTTCTCCGTTAGGACCTTGATCCCGCGACGATATTCTGACATTGGTTAGCCCTCACTATCACTTCGACGCAGAATGTTGTTCAGGTGATCGGACGAAAACCGCAAATGACACCACAACCCGCAAGATAGCCTTCAAGGGCGAGTAAAGAATTTCGTATCCGCTGTTACAATCAAGCGGGCAAATGGTGCGAACCGAGGATTTATTGAAGCAAATTGATCTAGGCTCATATCTGGAAAGCCGCTTAGATCGGTCATTCCAATTACGACCCAAAGCGGAGACCCCGTATACCCGGCGGCTTTGACACCCTTATCGGTCAATATTCCTAAGGCCGAGCGAGTAAGGTCATCTGGGTTAAAGGCGTGAGCCGTAGACGTTACCATGACAGGACCGGGACCCGGTATGACAATTACTCGAGAAGAGAGTTGCGCCAAAATTGGATACGTCTGAGGCAGAGGGGTAAGCCTCCGCTGATCGTACGCGGATAGATCCTCGTTCGCAATGAACCGCGTCATTTCGGTTAAAGCCCCGGTTCGGTCGGTTTTCGAGGGGACATCTCCAAGTGTGAACGTCACATAGTGATTTGCGAGGGCTGACGCTAGTTGCGAGTCGGCGTCGACCGCGTCACGTAAGTCCCTCAATAGGTCAAAGATGGTGTTGTGATATCGGGCAGAAGCTTCCCCTATTGCTTCCGCAACCTCCACATAGATGGTTCCCTCGTCCTTCAAGTCGACCGCAAAATCCGGACGCTCTTGTGAATGAATCGAAATTGGGTGATAGTCAGCCCTTATCAGGGCCGTAGTTAGTATTCGAAGTTCCTTGTGCTTCTGCGAGATTTGTATTTCATTTGGGCTAGGGCTCTTCATTTCGAGAACGACGTCCCCCAAACGTCTGCCGTCGTACTGGATTTCAACCAACTCATCCCAAAGGGATCGCTCAGCGTGTATGAAATTCAACCTGATAAAATCAAAAGTCCACACTTTCGCATTTTCTAATGTGCTGCCGCACCGCCCTTCCCGTTGGACGGACCACGGATTACGTATACCATTTCACCGGACGTTCGCAAAGATGTTCCATCGTGATTTGAGTACCGGTTCAATCGCGGCGGAAAACACCGCGAATTGCAAGGTTACGCGGCCCATTACCGGTTGCACCGGACGTTTGTTTACGGCTCGGCGACGTAGGTTGGGTCGATAAATCTTGACGGCTCACCGGACGTTCGACGCTACCGCAAATACACCGGACGTTTGACAATAGCGCCTGCAGGGTGGCTGATTCTGGCCTCATTCCTTATTAACCCCGCCCGAATTCTAGGGGATACTACACAAGGCGTGCAAACTTCCGGTCGTAGCCCAGCCGCAATGGAACGTCCGGTGCTTTTAGAACGTCCGGTCGCCGTCGAGGCCGTAACGGGCTCCGAACTGCGGGCACCGGGACTTCCTACACTTTGCCCTTAGTTGCTATTTCAGCATAGCACTAGCAAATAGAACCGCCGCAGGTATGGTCCCCACCAAAACCTCAGCTACCCATTCTCGCTTTTCTGCAGTCAACGCCTCGTCGATCGTTTCAGTACCCCATTGCACTTTTTCAGATATGTGGCGGCCAGGAGTTAAGCGATGAAAGAGCATGGCTCTCATGTCCCGGATCTTCTTGAACTCTGACGAATTTATCCAAGAGAGCTTTTGCGTTAGAGGCTCAGTCGGGAAAAGGGCTTCGAACTGCTCGAGCGTTGTCCGCGGGTTGGTATTCCGAGGGGCACTAAGCGGGAAGTTATTCGGCGATACGATTGCTCCTAGTGCGTAGAGACCATAGGTCAGCGACTCCAGCGTTGACACAGCCGCGCAAGAAAAGGTAAATAACAACCGCTCCTGAGCGTACCGACCGGGCACAGCCGGCGTCGGACCCAATTTCTTAAGCTCTCCGCGAAATGCCTCATCATCCTCCGCGCAATTTATGAAACGATAGACCACGGCATTCCAGGCACCTCCCCACTCACGCCGGGCTTCCGACCAAGGACCAGGTCTATGTTTTTCCTCATGGGCGTTCACCGTATTCAGTAACAGCAACCAATCGGATCCTGGGAAGTCTGATGGTAGTGACAGACCTCCTAGAGCTGGGGTTGCGGCCCAGGACATTTTCGGTACCTTTCACCGTACATCAACGGGCATTCAAGACGAGCGAGCGCAACGGGCGCCGGACGAATCGCGACGCGCCCAATCTTCCGGTCTTAGCCCGGCGCCCCGCCCGAATTCTAGTGTTGTCATGTGACGCCCGGCGTTTCAGATTCCGAGCGAATTTCGGCTAATCGTCGATAAAGAGTCGCTACTGAGCATTTTAAGCTCCGCGCAACACTTCGAGCTGATTCACCGTCGGCGAGAAGTCGCCTGGCATAGGCAATGGCGGTTGGCGTTAGTGCGCGCCGACGGCCGAGGTGCACGCCACGACGTTTGGCTGCAGCCATCCCCGCCTGAACCCGCTCGCGAATTTGCGATCGCTCATATTCTGCAAAAGCCCCGCTGATCGCGAAAAATAGCGCGCCTGTCGGGGTCGTTGTGTCAATCGAGTCGCTCAGGCTTCGAAATTGGACACCACGACGCTCAAGGTCACGAACGATCTGCAGAAGATCGATCAGGCTGCGGCCGAGTCGATCGAGTTTCCAAACCACGAGTACATCGCCTCGTCCAAGCACGGCTATACACTTTTCAAGCTGGGGACGGTTGGCGGCAGCGCCACTGATGCGCTCCTCAAAGATCAGCTCGCAGCCGGCCTTGAGTAAGGCGTCGCGTTGCAAAGCGAGGTTCTGTTCGTCCGTAGAAACCCTAGCAAGCCCAATCAGTCGACCTGTGGGTTTTGAGACGGAGTTATGAGACGCTGAGATGCTGACGGCCACGTTGTCCTCCACACATTGCTAAAGGTATAGTTTTTGAGAATTGGTGCTGGCTGTCTATCTTCGGCTTTACTGTACGAATTTGATTTCGACCAGGAGCGGGTGGCGAGCTTTAATAGGGGGCACTACCCGATTCGACTCGGTGCGGTGTTTGCCGTGCGCGGGTGAAATCTTAGTGCACTATCTTTAGCATCCGAAGTTCGATAGAGAAGCCTAACCGGATCGGGGAAAGCGGGTTTTTTCATTTCCTTCCCTTTTAAACGCGCGTGCCACGCCCAGCGGTAATACGTTCGCCAGGCTTCGCACGGATGGCACCATCGGGGGCCTTTTGGCATCCCATGTTGTCGGACCCATTCATTATTGAGATCTAAGGGCGGAAGTTTCGTACCACAGCGCATACATCGCATATCTGATAAGGTAGTGGATGCAAATGCGATAGCGTAAAGCAGCGAGATGAAACCCACGCGGGTCATTGATTAGCCCCCTAAGAAAAAAAGAAGGGCCGGGTGGTGGCCTAATCCCAGTCTCAAAACCTGCCATTGATTTCGGAAACAACAAGTACATCGCCTTTGCTGAGCTCCGCGAGGCACTTCTTAGGCTCTCGGCCCGTGGCAGCAACACCGCTGATCTGCTTCTCAAAACTCAGGTCTTGATGCAATTGTGTGCTAGAGCACTTCCGAGTGTCTAGCGAGAATCCTAATGACATGACCATTGAGCAAAAGTCCGGGTAGCACGTTATGGAAGAAGAGGAGATGGAGCAGGTCTCGTACGACCAGCTAAACGTCACACTCAGCTTTTTTCCGAGAGTAGACTCCAAATGCTCGGTCGTACTCGGCCTTGATGTCGCGATGATTGGCCTTTTGGCATTCAACGCTCCGGCTGTCGCGAATCTCACATGGCCGACACTTCTCTTGCCAGCGATTCCTGCGCTGTTATTCCTGCTCTGTATGATCAAAAGTCTCTGGGAGGTGTACAAATGCTCTTTCCCACGACTGGAGGGCGGTGACAAGTCACTGATATACTTCGCCGCGATTGGGAAGCGAACCGAAACTGATTTTGTTCGGTCGTTTTCCCAGCGCGACCGAAAAGAACACATCGCAGACCTACTCAGTCAAGTTTGGCGAAACTCGGAAATCTTGGACATGAAATTCGCGGCCCTGAAGAGCGCTCATATCTACCTTGCGTGGTCAATTGTGCCATGGGTTGTTGCGGTGATTATTTTTGGAATGTTTAACCAAAATGCACCGGGTTTACTAAGGTAGATGAGCCTAAAAGAAGACATCACGAGCGAAGTGAACGCGATTCTCTCCCAACCATGGAGCATTAGAGACGGTATAGTCGTACCTGAGAACAAGGACGTTAATCTAGTTGGCGGAGCAGTAAAACTAGATGCCATCATGTTCTACGCGGACTTGGCGGATTCAACGGCGCTAGTCATGACAAAAGATCGCGGGGTTGTTGCAAAGGTCTTCAAGACGTTTCTTAGTACGGCAGCGCGCCTTATAAAGGCTAACAGCGGATATGTTCGGAGCTTTGACGGTGACCGGATCATGGGTGTATTCTTGGGAGGCACCAAGAGGACGCAGGCCGCCAAGTGCGGACTGCATCTCAATTGGGCTTTTTGCAACGTGGTGAAGCCACGACTTCTTGTAGCGTTCCCAACTCTGGAAAGCGGCGGCTTCAAGCTTGAGTATTCGACAGGGATTGACGTCTCCGACATCCTGGTTGTAAGAGGTGGAGTCTACAAGGATAACGACTTGCTTTGGGTCGGACGTGCTGCGAATGTTGCGGCCAAGTTAAGTGCGATTCGGCAAACACCATTTCGAACGTTCATTTCGAAGGACGTTTACGACAACATGCATGAGAGTTCAAGGCTCGGTGGGACGCTTAAGAGCAACATGTGGGTTCCTTTTCTTTACCCCGGTGTAAAGGGGCAAATATCATTTTACAAGAGCTCATGGACATGGGAGCCTTAGCGTCCTTATGAAGTGCTTTCACTGCGGCGGTACCGTAGATGTCGGTACGATTCTCTGTCCTCATTGCGACAATCCGACCGCTAGGGCTGAAGTTGACCCTGATCTGTCAGAATGGTACGGGCACGGCCTCATGGACCGATTTGAAGCCCACATGAAGATTGAAGATCCCGTCGGTGCCGTCATTAGAGGGCATCTTTATCTGGAATCCGCTTTTTCCCGAGTGCTTTCGCGGGCCGTTTTGAGTCCGGATGCTCTCGCACTCGCAAAGCTGTCGTTCAATCAAATGGCGCGGATGTGTTGCGCGCTTGGCATCCTCGCTGGCGATGATGTACCCTGCTACCTCGTGTTGAACAAGATAAGAAATCGGCTCGCGCACGAACTTGAGACAATGGTGACAGATGCGGATGCGACAGCACTTAAGGAGTCGTTCTCTGCTCGGCAACAAAGTTTGTTTGAATCACCCCACAACAAGCAGGACGTCGACGATATTCGTCGGTCGATCCGGATCATGTTCATATCGCTTCTTAGGCAGGGCGAAAACCTAGACGAGCAACAAGTCAAGGGTAAGGCGCTTCATACCCGGGTCGAACGGTTACTTGCGCGCCCAAATCTCAGAGGGCCGAAGTCTGAGTGAAATCAGACCAACCGAAGGACGAATCCTGTACGCGCCGTGCTAACGGAGCCATTTGAACTTGTATCCGCGCTTGCACGTGCCTATCTCTTTCAAATAGCGTCCAGAATCGCGTATGCGATCTCTGATTTCGCGATATCGCCATGTGATGTGATTGTCGGCTTCGGCGGTGGGCCATCACCGTTAAGATTCCGTATCCACTGCCCAGTTGGAAGCGCTTGATACACAGCTCCTACCGGCGCAAGGTCGTCGTTGAAGGCCTCAGGTGTGTGCTGCGCGCCGTTACGACCCATGCCGCCATAGGTGTCACCCGGCCCTCCAACCAGTGCGGCGGCTGCCTGATTCATTAATCGCGAGGCAAGCGGATATGCTAGGCCGACCGCCATATCGTGCAAGCTGTGCGTAATAAGAACCGGGCCATGGACCTCAGGAGCGGAGACGACGTTGCGAAAGGCGCCGTCCACCCCCTGACCATTCCAATTCTGAGCAAGGCCATTGTGCGAATAGGCGGCCTGCAGAAGCGACATGCTTGACAAACCACGCGAGCCGGCCGGAAGTGCGCTGGCGGCGGCCGTAACGAGACGGCCCCCGAATGAGTGACCGACTAAGTGCACGCGAAGACTTGGAAAGCCCACAAGAATCTTTTGGACGGTGTCTTTTACGCCGCCGGATCCGATGATCCCCGCCCTATCCTTCATGGTGTAATAGGTGAGAAGGTTTCCAAAATTCGCGGCTGCCTGTTTGATGCCACTAATGACATTGCCAATAAAGGACGTGGCCGATCCAAGCGCTGCACTTTGCCCGACGGGAGGTAGCACCGGCATGATAGGTATCGAAAGATTTTGAAGTACTTGATGACCATTGAGAGCGGGGTCATCGAGCGCCGCGCGCGATTCATCGAGACCCTCGTCACGCGGACCTCGAGGAGGCGGGAGCAGCGACTTGAGTGCGAAAACGAAGTCGTTCTGCGCACTTTGACTGACTTCTAGATTGGGAATTTGGTTGCGCGCGTGGTCAATCTTAGCGGCGCTCTGTGGGTCTGGAAATAGCGTCTTGAGACCATCAAGCACAGAATTGAGCGCTGCATCGGGATCTGCGAGCGCCGCTGCACCTCCGGGTATTTCTGTGGGTTCCGTGAAGCGTTTCGAAGGCCAAAAGATTGTCATGATGGCGATCTTGCGGTTCTTAAATTTATTTGCATAATATTGTCGGAGCATCGATTGGACGCTCTGAAAGAACTGAGCGTACAAGGCCCTCGCCTCATCAATGTTATTGTTCCACCCGTGTGAAATGATGAATAGGTCCGTGGTGCCTGACGCCGGCGTCTTCGGGTCCGACGAAGCCAGGTTGGCGAGCATCTCACTCTCCGCAGCCGGGTCTAAAAGATTGCCGCCGGTGTCGTACATGATGTCGAATGCCGGAAATCCGCCGTACGTGTTGAGCATGTTTTCTCCTAAACCGATTGGAGAAGGTTCATCATGTCGACCAGTCCCCGACCCTGCAGATTCGGGTCGCGTTTGAGGCTCATCGCGGATTGTCGGATGAGTTCGGAAATCTCGAGAGCCTTGCCGATGAACTCGGGGCGCACCGAAAGGAAGCCGGCGATGATACCCGACACGTGCGGCGCGGCCATGCTTGTTCCAGTATCCTCAATGTAGTCGAAAGACTGAGTAGCCGCACTCGGGGGGACCTTCAGCTTGCTCTGCCCAGTTGCAGCGGAGATGATGCTTTCGCCGGGTGCGATAACGTCGGGTTTGGAACGGCCGTCACTGGTGGGACCTTTCGAGCTGAAATAGGAGACTCCGTACTGATGCGGTTTTTCTCTATCGGTCGACCCAACCGTAATGGCCAAATCAGCATTTCCCGGATCGTTCACGCTCATCAATTGGCCGGCTTGCGACGAGCCAACGGTGCCGGCGCCGGCATTTACCATCGTGGTGACGTAGCCAGTATTGCCGGCGGCCACGACAACCACGACACCCTGTAGAACCAAGCGATCCACGGCCTTGCATACCGGCGTTTGACCACATCCATACCACCTTGGGTCGAATGGGTATCCCGCGCTGATGTTGAGCCCATGCACGACAACCTTGCGTCCATAGTCGTTCAGTAACTCCACGTACTCGAGTGCCTGAATTAGTGAGGTCGCATCGCCGTTGCCATTGGCGCCGAGAACCTGCAGA encodes the following:
- a CDS encoding Pycsar system effector family protein: MEEEEMEQVSYDQLNVTLSFFPRVDSKCSVVLGLDVAMIGLLAFNAPAVANLTWPTLLLPAIPALLFLLCMIKSLWEVYKCSFPRLEGGDKSLIYFAAIGKRTETDFVRSFSQRDRKEHIADLLSQVWRNSEILDMKFAALKSAHIYLAWSIVPWVVAVIIFGMFNQNAPGLLR
- a CDS encoding adenylate/guanylate cyclase domain-containing protein, producing MSLKEDITSEVNAILSQPWSIRDGIVVPENKDVNLVGGAVKLDAIMFYADLADSTALVMTKDRGVVAKVFKTFLSTAARLIKANSGYVRSFDGDRIMGVFLGGTKRTQAAKCGLHLNWAFCNVVKPRLLVAFPTLESGGFKLEYSTGIDVSDILVVRGGVYKDNDLLWVGRAANVAAKLSAIRQTPFRTFISKDVYDNMHESSRLGGTLKSNMWVPFLYPGVKGQISFYKSSWTWEP